One genomic window of Halorubrum hochsteinianum includes the following:
- a CDS encoding ABC transporter ATP-binding protein, producing the protein MDEPTAEADASSALAAASSTAGDGGPGAETAVVAEGVRKAYGDVVALDGIDLDVAAGEVFGLIGPNGAGKTTLVRALTGTTEAEGDLRVFGESPRDVEPSRIGLLPQSFDPPARLTARELVDYYGGLYDAARDTESVLDDVGMADDADAWYETLSGGQKRRTCVATAVVNDPDLLFLDEPTTGIDPAGRRAIHRLIERLAADGTTVFLTSHAMDEVERLADRVAMLRDGRVVAGGAPDRLIAEHGGAPRLDAETAEAATDGVVERVAAGVRDRLGDDPTVAATDEGIRVRGVRPEAIGDAVGALDDAGVAFESLSWSEPSLEDVYLRLTGEEYARDGGDGAVESVESAAAVESVGPVATDDEVGDR; encoded by the coding sequence ATGGACGAACCGACAGCCGAGGCGGACGCGTCGAGCGCGTTGGCCGCGGCGTCGTCGACGGCGGGCGACGGCGGTCCCGGAGCCGAGACCGCGGTCGTCGCCGAGGGCGTCCGGAAGGCGTACGGCGACGTCGTCGCGCTCGACGGGATCGACCTCGACGTCGCGGCCGGCGAGGTGTTCGGGCTCATCGGCCCGAACGGGGCCGGGAAGACGACGCTGGTGCGCGCGCTCACGGGCACGACAGAGGCCGAGGGCGACCTGCGCGTCTTCGGCGAGTCGCCGCGGGACGTCGAGCCGAGCCGGATCGGGCTGCTTCCCCAGTCGTTCGACCCGCCCGCGCGGCTCACGGCCCGCGAGCTGGTCGACTACTACGGCGGGCTGTACGACGCCGCCCGCGACACCGAGTCGGTCCTCGACGACGTGGGGATGGCCGACGACGCCGACGCGTGGTACGAGACGCTCTCGGGCGGCCAGAAGCGCCGAACCTGCGTCGCGACCGCCGTCGTCAACGACCCCGACCTCCTCTTCCTCGACGAGCCGACGACCGGGATCGACCCCGCCGGCCGACGGGCGATCCACCGGCTGATCGAGCGGCTCGCCGCGGACGGCACGACGGTCTTCCTCACGAGCCACGCGATGGACGAGGTCGAGCGGCTCGCCGACCGGGTCGCGATGCTCCGCGACGGCCGTGTCGTCGCCGGCGGCGCGCCGGACCGACTGATCGCCGAACACGGGGGCGCGCCCCGGCTCGACGCCGAGACCGCGGAGGCGGCGACCGACGGCGTCGTCGAGCGCGTCGCCGCCGGGGTCCGCGACCGGCTCGGGGACGACCCGACCGTCGCGGCGACGGACGAGGGGATCCGGGTCCGGGGCGTGCGCCCGGAGGCGATCGGCGACGCGGTCGGCGCGCTCGACGACGCCGGCGTCGCCTTCGAGTCGCTCTCGTGGTCCGAACCGTCGCTTGAGGACGTGTACCTGCGTCTCACGGGCGAGGAGTACGCGAGAGACGGGGGAGACGGGGCGGTCGAGTCGGTCGAGTCGGCCGCGGCGGTCGAGTCGGTCGGGCCGGTCGCGACGGACGACGAGGTGGGCGACCGATGA
- a CDS encoding ABC transporter permease → MSRIGRIRTEAVAAARSFTRRRTAVFFTFFFPVILVVIFGALVRTQPTGGGLFAEPAGYYIPGYLAVVVLFTPLSRVGSEIARHRDGGRFEKLATTPLSRAEWLLAHTLVNVAIIGAASLLILGLVLAVTDATLVVSPALAALPAFVAVAVALFCGLGAVLGAVADSQDGVIAASNTVALPLLFLSETFVTPALLPAWFLPAVAASPLTYFARGTRAITYEGGAWAGDLLVLTALAAGFLAVGAYAVPRTE, encoded by the coding sequence ATGAGCCGGATCGGCCGGATCCGGACGGAGGCCGTCGCCGCGGCGCGCTCGTTCACCCGCCGCCGGACGGCGGTGTTCTTCACCTTCTTCTTCCCGGTGATCCTGGTCGTCATCTTCGGTGCGCTGGTGCGGACCCAGCCGACCGGCGGGGGGCTGTTCGCCGAGCCCGCGGGCTACTACATCCCGGGCTACCTCGCGGTCGTGGTCCTGTTCACGCCGCTGTCCCGGGTCGGCTCGGAGATCGCGCGCCACCGCGACGGCGGCCGGTTCGAGAAGCTCGCGACCACCCCGCTCTCCCGCGCCGAGTGGCTCCTCGCGCACACGCTCGTCAACGTCGCGATCATCGGCGCTGCGAGCCTGCTCATCCTCGGCCTCGTGCTGGCGGTGACCGACGCGACGCTCGTCGTTTCGCCGGCGCTCGCGGCGCTCCCGGCGTTCGTCGCGGTCGCGGTCGCGCTCTTCTGCGGCCTCGGCGCGGTCCTCGGCGCGGTCGCGGACTCGCAGGACGGCGTGATCGCCGCGAGCAACACGGTCGCGCTCCCCCTGCTGTTCCTCTCAGAGACGTTCGTCACGCCGGCGCTGCTGCCGGCGTGGTTCCTGCCGGCGGTCGCCGCCTCGCCGCTGACGTACTTCGCCCGCGGCACCCGCGCGATCACCTACGAGGGCGGCGCGTGGGCCGGCGACCTGCTCGTGTTGACCGCGCTCGCCGCCGGCTTCCTCGCGGTCGGCGCGTACGCGGTCCCCCGAACCGAGTGA
- a CDS encoding DUF7560 family zinc ribbon protein, which produces MTTVHFTCTDCAQTIEVNDAMRETILETGCPVCTAAATEEDFAVTCE; this is translated from the coding sequence TTGACAACCGTTCACTTCACCTGTACCGACTGCGCGCAGACCATCGAGGTCAACGACGCGATGCGCGAGACGATCCTCGAGACCGGCTGTCCGGTGTGTACCGCGGCCGCGACGGAGGAGGATTTCGCCGTGACCTGCGAGTAG
- a CDS encoding aldo/keto reductase — protein sequence MTPELDEIDLGTVPLGRTGLRTSELQFGTWRFGRVTEAGNVEIDEERAHELLDAYETAGGRYIDTADVYGGGDCERWIGDWLAERDRERYTIASKVYWQIRDGDPNSRGTNRKNVRHRVDALLDRLDTDYIDVLYIHRWDDETPARELMKTLNGLVESGKVHYLGASTLRPNAWKVARANEIARSEGWEPFKVLQPRYNLVDREIEGDYLEFARQRNLAVSPWSPLGQGFLTGKYDRDEDLPEESKAAESSRFQEAYLTEENFDVHDELDAVADEVDASPAQTALAWLAHRDGVTAPIVGARTVDQLRENLAAAAIDLSDEQVDRLTAAKPGPYDEL from the coding sequence ATGACGCCCGAACTCGACGAGATCGATCTCGGAACCGTGCCGCTCGGCCGAACCGGCCTGCGGACGAGCGAACTCCAGTTCGGCACGTGGCGGTTCGGCCGCGTGACCGAGGCGGGGAACGTGGAGATCGACGAGGAGCGCGCCCACGAGCTGCTCGACGCCTACGAGACCGCCGGCGGGCGGTACATCGACACCGCCGACGTGTACGGCGGCGGCGACTGCGAGCGGTGGATCGGCGACTGGCTCGCCGAGCGCGACCGCGAGCGCTACACGATCGCCTCGAAGGTGTACTGGCAGATCCGCGACGGCGACCCGAACAGCCGCGGCACGAACCGCAAGAACGTCCGGCACCGCGTCGACGCCCTCTTAGACCGGCTCGACACCGATTACATCGACGTCCTCTACATCCACCGCTGGGACGACGAGACGCCCGCCCGCGAGCTGATGAAGACGCTGAACGGCCTCGTCGAGTCCGGAAAGGTCCACTACCTCGGCGCGTCGACGCTCCGCCCGAACGCCTGGAAGGTCGCCCGCGCCAACGAGATCGCGCGCAGCGAGGGCTGGGAGCCGTTCAAAGTGCTCCAGCCGCGGTACAACCTCGTCGACCGCGAGATCGAGGGGGACTACCTCGAGTTCGCGCGCCAGCGGAACCTCGCCGTCTCCCCGTGGAGCCCGCTCGGACAGGGGTTCCTGACCGGGAAGTACGACCGCGACGAGGACCTCCCCGAGGAGTCGAAGGCCGCCGAGTCGAGCCGCTTCCAGGAGGCGTACCTCACCGAGGAGAACTTCGACGTCCACGACGAACTGGACGCGGTCGCCGACGAGGTGGACGCCTCGCCCGCCCAGACCGCGCTGGCGTGGCTCGCCCACCGCGACGGCGTCACCGCGCCCATCGTCGGCGCGCGCACCGTCGACCAGCTGCGCGAGAACCTCGCGGCCGCGGCGATCGACCTCTCCGACGAGCAGGTCGATCGCCTCACCGCCGCGAAGCCCGGTCCGTACGACGAGCTGTAG
- the hisH gene encoding imidazole glycerol phosphate synthase subunit HisH, which translates to MSTFEPPAETLADVVLVDYGLGNLRSATRGLERAGASVEITDDPEAFAAADGVVLPGVGAFREGMENAGPLREALTDHAEAGRPLFGICLGMQMLLTSSEEADHEGEGEVTGLDLVPGTNVRFEVDRKVPHMGWNELAVARDHPLVDGVDGEYAYFVHSYYAEPDDPDAVVATADYGVDFPAVVANEAGNVFGTQFHPEKSGETGLRILRNFVEYCAER; encoded by the coding sequence ATGAGCACCTTCGAGCCGCCCGCGGAGACGCTGGCGGACGTCGTCTTAGTCGACTACGGCCTCGGGAACCTCCGTTCCGCGACCCGCGGGTTAGAGCGGGCGGGGGCCAGCGTGGAGATCACCGACGACCCCGAGGCGTTCGCGGCCGCCGACGGCGTCGTCCTCCCCGGCGTCGGCGCGTTCCGCGAGGGGATGGAGAACGCCGGCCCGCTGCGCGAGGCGCTGACCGACCACGCCGAGGCGGGCCGTCCGCTGTTCGGTATCTGTCTCGGGATGCAGATGCTCCTCACGTCCAGCGAGGAGGCCGACCACGAGGGCGAGGGCGAGGTGACGGGACTGGACCTGGTGCCCGGAACCAACGTCCGGTTCGAAGTGGACCGCAAGGTGCCCCACATGGGCTGGAACGAGTTGGCGGTCGCGCGCGATCACCCGCTCGTCGACGGTGTGGATGGCGAGTACGCCTACTTCGTCCACTCCTACTACGCCGAGCCGGACGATCCGGACGCGGTCGTCGCGACGGCGGACTACGGCGTCGACTTCCCCGCGGTCGTCGCCAACGAGGCCGGCAACGTGTTCGGGACGCAGTTCCACCCGGAGAAGAGCGGCGAGACGGGGCTGCGGATTCTGCGGAACTTCGTCGAGTACTGCGCGGAGCGGTAG
- the phnE gene encoding phosphonate ABC transporter, permease protein PhnE has translation MSHDDAVTRRYEAIALARRVKALVFGVGLLLLAGVFYYALTSVGFFEANLPNYFPNFLNALRDFFPFLASSFPFIDPSGFVDYWTFIQERNLIWGGLGGDTPLLGEAGITLAMGFAGTVMGFPLALLFGILGSGRVTPFPFNFIFRGLMSSIRAIPALVWGLIYIPLGGIGPVTATLAIATDTVGNLGRLFTDELEEIEDGPIEAMETTGANRPQTITFGMLSQVTTPFIAWTLYIFEINVRIAVSLGIIGGGGLGQVLSVQQGLFAFTNMMATILVILVLIISVEIFSQRIRSTLREGDEAQGIVALLLGFPQRMAEAALK, from the coding sequence ACCCGGCGCTACGAGGCGATCGCGCTCGCCCGGCGGGTGAAGGCGCTCGTGTTCGGCGTCGGCCTGCTCCTGCTCGCCGGCGTGTTCTATTACGCGCTCACCTCCGTCGGCTTCTTCGAGGCGAACCTCCCGAACTACTTCCCGAACTTCCTGAACGCGCTCCGCGACTTCTTCCCGTTCCTCGCGTCGTCGTTCCCGTTCATCGACCCGAGCGGCTTCGTCGACTACTGGACGTTCATCCAGGAACGGAACCTGATCTGGGGCGGTCTCGGCGGCGACACGCCGCTGCTCGGCGAGGCCGGCATCACGCTCGCCATGGGCTTCGCCGGCACCGTGATGGGGTTCCCGCTCGCGCTGCTGTTCGGGATCCTCGGCTCCGGTCGCGTCACGCCGTTCCCGTTCAACTTCATCTTCCGCGGGCTCATGTCTTCCATCCGCGCCATCCCGGCGCTGGTGTGGGGGCTCATCTACATCCCGCTCGGCGGGATCGGCCCGGTCACCGCGACGCTCGCCATCGCCACCGACACCGTCGGCAACCTCGGGCGGCTGTTCACGGACGAACTCGAGGAGATCGAGGACGGCCCGATCGAGGCGATGGAGACGACCGGGGCCAACCGCCCGCAGACGATCACCTTCGGCATGCTCTCGCAGGTGACGACGCCGTTCATCGCGTGGACGCTGTACATCTTCGAGATCAACGTCCGGATCGCCGTCTCGCTCGGGATCATCGGCGGCGGCGGGCTCGGACAGGTGCTCTCGGTCCAGCAGGGGCTGTTCGCGTTCACCAACATGATGGCGACGATCCTCGTCATCCTCGTGTTGATCATCTCCGTGGAGATTTTCTCCCAGCGGATCCGGTCGACGCTCCGCGAGGGCGACGAGGCGCAGGGGATCGTGGCGCTCCTCCTCGGCTTCCCGCAGCGGATGGCCGAGGCGGCGCTGAAGTGA